A genomic region of Trichothermofontia sichuanensis B231 contains the following coding sequences:
- a CDS encoding response regulator, translated as MRILLIDDDESLTQTIAAVLAQQQHLTDIASDGLAGWELATLVTYDLLLLDVMLPKLDGISLCRQLRQRQNSVPILMMTARDTRMDKVMALDAGADDYLVKPFDLEELAARVRALLRRSGNTAQPAIVWGDLRLDPKTGSVTYRDRPLQLSPKEYALLELLLRHPQRLFSRSAILDHLWSFEEPPGEDTVKAHIKGLRHKLKAAGATADLIETVYGRGYRLNAHYGPTHAATLASDAHGDREGSPQPAAGSRVVLPLTPAAPLSSPLPTEGAVGAAAQVRAAVAKIWQHTRPINLERLAVIEQAITALKLGHLEAELHHQAQQAAHKLVGSLGTFGLTEGSMLARQLEAHLRQVVPEWESHRQPHTGTHECTHASAQGQPSDLSTLIPGLNQQAQRLRKLLEQTLLAPELEEGVVYPQVAGGIQPVPPQYQGRPPCLLIVDDDTTLVERLAIEAIAWGIHPEIALDLATARTLCTQIHPQAVLLDLSFDQGDADALGFLSELRSRQPYLLVLVASGRADLEVRIEVARRGAVAFLQKPIAANRVLATVAHILRQTEAGPIKVLAVDQDEAFLQTLAPRLAPAGIEVIPLCQPTQFWEVLEATAPQLLLLGVEMTPCSGIDLGQIVRNDPFWNFLPILFLGSQTEALAKQHLCLMGADDYVERTIATDLLTARILQQVERSQRLRQQAGCDPLTRLENRQHAIVLLDRLLSLAKRHNHPFTIARLTLTPSPNAHLQPVTTANQALKRLAMELTKRLRYEDVIARWGPWELLVGMYGARRTDGLERIAEVLEALNAESLAAAVTPAQPSPASPLTISAGVAQYPQDSTDWPTLYQQAGAAMTQAQAQGGDRVLPTGWHPPRPDVPFDTDIALIQPVASLAMPLLQALERRGYHTCWLASATAAVAQLVESPFRAKTIVLAPTVFTCEAASEAASEETLHKQHQATIAFLKPLQRQTILQQSRLILLLSDSTHTETYLAMGVFDYVMVPCPIAVLLQRIRTALAQQPS; from the coding sequence ATGGGCTGGCGGGTTGGGAACTCGCTACCCTGGTCACCTATGACTTGCTGTTGCTGGATGTGATGTTGCCCAAATTAGATGGGATTTCCCTCTGCCGCCAGTTACGTCAACGTCAAAACTCGGTGCCAATCTTGATGATGACGGCGCGGGATACCCGTATGGATAAGGTCATGGCGCTGGACGCAGGAGCTGATGATTATCTTGTGAAACCCTTTGATCTCGAAGAACTGGCAGCACGGGTGCGTGCCCTCTTGCGCCGCAGCGGGAATACGGCCCAGCCCGCGATCGTCTGGGGAGACCTGCGCCTTGATCCCAAGACCGGCAGCGTCACCTACCGCGATCGTCCGTTGCAACTGTCGCCCAAGGAATACGCCCTATTGGAACTGCTGCTCCGACATCCTCAACGGCTGTTTAGCCGCAGTGCCATTTTGGACCACCTCTGGTCCTTTGAGGAACCTCCCGGTGAGGATACGGTTAAAGCCCATATCAAGGGGCTGCGCCATAAGCTCAAAGCAGCAGGCGCCACTGCTGATCTAATCGAAACCGTCTATGGTCGCGGCTATCGCCTCAATGCCCACTATGGCCCCACCCATGCGGCTACCCTCGCCAGCGATGCCCACGGCGATCGGGAGGGATCACCGCAACCTGCCGCCGGCAGCCGGGTGGTGCTGCCCCTAACCCCCGCCGCCCCCTTGTCTTCCCCCCTCCCGACAGAGGGGGCGGTGGGGGCGGCGGCTCAGGTCCGGGCGGCTGTGGCCAAGATCTGGCAGCACACGAGGCCCATCAATCTGGAACGGCTAGCGGTGATTGAGCAAGCCATTACGGCCCTGAAACTGGGACATCTTGAAGCCGAACTGCATCACCAAGCCCAGCAGGCGGCCCACAAACTGGTGGGTTCCCTGGGCACCTTCGGGTTGACGGAAGGTTCCATGCTGGCCCGGCAACTCGAAGCCCATCTCCGTCAGGTAGTGCCTGAGTGGGAGAGCCATAGACAGCCCCATACGGGGACGCATGAGTGTACTCATGCGTCTGCCCAAGGTCAGCCCTCTGATCTGAGCACCCTGATCCCCGGCCTGAATCAGCAGGCTCAGCGCTTGCGCAAGTTGCTAGAGCAGACCCTACTCGCCCCCGAGTTGGAGGAGGGAGTAGTTTATCCACAGGTAGCAGGGGGGATACAGCCCGTCCCCCCCCAGTATCAAGGTCGCCCCCCCTGTCTTCTCATTGTGGATGATGATACAACCCTGGTAGAACGGCTGGCGATCGAGGCGATCGCCTGGGGGATTCATCCCGAAATTGCCCTCGATTTGGCCACTGCCCGCACCCTCTGCACCCAGATTCACCCCCAGGCAGTATTACTGGATCTGTCTTTTGATCAGGGTGACGCCGATGCCTTGGGCTTTCTCTCGGAACTGCGTAGCCGCCAGCCCTATTTACTGGTTCTGGTTGCCAGTGGGAGGGCCGATCTGGAGGTCCGCATTGAGGTGGCTCGACGGGGGGCGGTGGCCTTTTTACAAAAACCGATCGCGGCTAACCGGGTCTTGGCGACTGTTGCCCACATTCTCCGGCAAACCGAAGCCGGCCCGATCAAGGTACTTGCGGTTGATCAGGATGAGGCTTTTCTGCAAACCCTGGCCCCCCGCTTGGCCCCTGCAGGGATTGAGGTAATTCCCCTGTGCCAGCCCACGCAGTTTTGGGAAGTTCTCGAAGCAACGGCTCCCCAGCTCTTGCTCTTGGGCGTGGAGATGACGCCCTGTAGCGGTATCGATTTAGGCCAGATTGTCCGCAATGATCCTTTCTGGAATTTCTTACCGATTCTATTTTTGGGATCCCAAACCGAAGCCTTGGCCAAACAGCACCTGTGTCTGATGGGTGCGGACGACTATGTGGAACGGACGATCGCAACAGACCTGCTGACCGCTCGCATTCTCCAGCAGGTGGAGCGCAGTCAACGCCTCCGCCAACAGGCCGGGTGCGATCCCTTAACCCGCCTCGAAAATCGTCAGCACGCGATCGTCCTGCTCGATCGCCTGCTCAGCTTAGCCAAACGCCATAACCACCCCTTCACGATCGCCCGCTTGACCCTCACTCCCTCCCCCAATGCTCACCTCCAACCGGTGACCACTGCCAATCAAGCCCTCAAACGTCTGGCGATGGAACTGACCAAACGGTTACGGTATGAAGATGTGATTGCCCGCTGGGGTCCCTGGGAACTGCTGGTCGGGATGTATGGTGCCCGTCGAACGGATGGACTCGAACGGATCGCCGAAGTGTTAGAAGCCTTGAACGCTGAGTCGCTCGCTGCTGCCGTCACCCCTGCTCAGCCCTCCCCCGCTAGCCCCCTGACTATTAGTGCCGGGGTTGCCCAATATCCCCAGGATAGTACGGACTGGCCCACCCTCTATCAACAGGCTGGCGCCGCCATGACCCAGGCCCAAGCCCAGGGCGGCGATCGCGTCCTCCCAACCGGTTGGCATCCCCCCCGACCGGATGTCCCCTTTGATACTGACATCGCCCTGATCCAGCCCGTAGCCTCTCTGGCCATGCCCCTGCTCCAAGCCCTTGAACGGCGGGGTTACCATACCTGCTGGTTAGCCAGTGCAACTGCTGCCGTTGCCCAACTGGTGGAGTCCCCCTTTCGGGCTAAGACGATCGTCCTTGCACCCACCGTCTTTACCTGCGAAGCTGCATCTGAAGCTGCATCTGAGGAGACGCTACACAAACAGCACCAGGCCACGATCGCTTTCCTCAAACCGCTGCAACGCCAGACCATTCTCCAGCAAAGCCGTTTGATCTTGTTGCTCAGCGATTCTACCCACACCGAAACCTACCTGGCTATGGGAGTCTTTGACTATGTGATGGTGCCTTGCCCGATCGCCGTTCTCTTACAACGCATCCGTACGGCCCTAGCCCAGCAACCCAGCTAA
- a CDS encoding PAS domain S-box protein, producing MSPASPDTILVLARSTHFPTSLSDDLRRAGWQVIQIEDLATAEDSQAHAAKLRGLEVTRLAAIIGDLDRLTDQMASVNVLLAGDAGGTMHQDATAATPSEPTNTEVTLVIADTVPIIALVASDTELVEATSHALAFMPQLPRRMLAPGAWPIVDYLTLPLTAPTALMRLQCHLERRALRQQLALAQRAQQYAGTAYAQQQHFFRALFEQAVMGMTLNTLDGYFIQVNQRFCNLVGYTAAELLQLTFREITYPADREVDAELTERLKRGEIESFSLEKRYIHKNGELIWAKINVSLARDPAHHPQFYVAVIEDIRDRKQAELDRQRQRQREQLFGSMTQRIRQSLQVDAILSATVEEVRAFLDTDRVLIYQFNPDWSGKVVAESVAAGWVAMLGETIHDACLSLQLCIQPYVRGSFQAIADIYTAGLAPCYVALLARYQVRANLVIPILKGATQLHPSDTDRSEDESLWGLLVVQHCAAARSWPESEIKLLQQLATQVAIALNQAELYERATQELEERRQIEASLRLSEMRLRAIFEQAAVGIDYCDLQGNFVTVNQKLCDLVGYTSSELLTMSFRDITYTEDLALDLDHKGRLIAGEIPAYSLEKRYVRKDGTLTWVHITVSLVQDPVTHQPFLVAISEDINDRKQAEMALRQSEERWQLILQANNDGIWDWNATTNQTFYSPQWREMLGYADGAVIQSNDEWIHRIHPEDQGRVLALRDAYLRREIPRYSVEYRLRHQNGSYLWVNTRAQALWDEAGRPIRMVGASRDVTARRQMEEALRQQLNRAVLHRELTAAIRSQIDIQQIFTTTANQIGQTFGVSRCHVVVYHEGPPTCLRIVAEYLAPGQSPFPHASIPLLDNPHAQKIMAQDQAVATTDVYAEPLLANVTAFCRVAQLKSLLAIRTSYQGEANGGISLNQCDRYRQWQADEIELLEEVAAQVGIALAQAKLLQQEQQRRQELDQRNTQLKHAIRERSRFETLLAGQSRILKMIASGTPLATVLTDLAQFVEAQIESCVCSIMLVNEAGTHLYTAAAPSMPPAYVSALGSVPIGPDNGSCGAAAYYKEMVIATDIATDLHWEQNWEIAVSHGLRGCWSVPVLSTGEEVLGTVGVYFRSESSQGAEATRPPQIREQQFLTRVTDLVRIAIERQRAEVALARSEQQYRHLVETSQDLIWSMDRQLRITFINQAARHIFGCDPENLIGRSVAEVMTPQDFEQVQPLFERILGGASARQHEMTVLSAAGNACCILCNTVPLHDDQGTIVGITSTASDITARKQAEAALLQLAAIVESSGDAIIGLDLNQRITSWNLGAAIIYGYQAEEAIGQPITTLLLPPEDPTPDWEALTAQTYTYHQAQHCRKDGKRIDVFVTLSPIKAATGGITGYSLIAKDISDRAAIARMKDEFISIVSHELRTPLTSIRASLGLLLTNKLGTLEDKGRRMLEIAVNNSDRLIRLVSDILDLERLESRRVSLNLTMQDFGELMLQAVEVVQSMADKASIELLVVPLSVQVKVDSDHILQVLTNLLSNAIKFSDAHSLVSLTAQVQFPASVLPSGASEWSAPLPPSPPTPYLRVQVQDQGRGIPPDMLETIFDRFQQVDASDSRQKGGSGLGLAICRSIVQQHGGRIWAENNPDRGCTFSFTLPLA from the coding sequence ATGTCCCCCGCTTCCCCTGACACCATCCTGGTTTTAGCCCGGTCTACCCATTTCCCTACCTCCCTATCCGACGATTTACGCCGAGCCGGGTGGCAGGTGATCCAAATTGAGGACCTCGCGACTGCCGAGGACTCGCAGGCACACGCGGCCAAGTTGAGGGGACTGGAGGTCACGCGTCTGGCTGCCATTATTGGGGATCTCGATCGCCTCACCGACCAGATGGCGAGCGTGAATGTCCTCCTCGCGGGCGATGCGGGGGGGACCATGCACCAGGATGCGACCGCCGCGACACCCAGTGAACCCACGAACACTGAGGTAACCCTGGTCATTGCTGATACTGTGCCCATTATCGCCCTAGTGGCTAGTGATACAGAGTTAGTCGAAGCCACAAGCCACGCGCTAGCGTTCATGCCGCAACTGCCTAGGAGAATGCTGGCGCCTGGTGCTTGGCCGATTGTTGACTACCTCACGCTCCCCCTGACGGCCCCGACAGCACTAATGCGCTTGCAGTGTCACCTAGAACGACGAGCGCTGCGGCAACAACTGGCCCTAGCCCAACGTGCTCAACAGTACGCAGGGACGGCTTACGCCCAGCAACAGCACTTTTTTCGCGCCTTGTTTGAGCAGGCGGTGATGGGCATGACCTTGAACACCCTCGATGGTTATTTCATCCAGGTGAATCAGCGGTTCTGTAACCTGGTGGGCTATACCGCCGCCGAACTGTTACAACTAACCTTCCGCGAGATTACTTACCCAGCCGATCGGGAGGTTGATGCCGAGTTAACTGAGCGGCTCAAGCGCGGCGAAATTGAGAGTTTTTCGCTGGAAAAGCGCTATATCCATAAGAACGGCGAACTCATCTGGGCCAAAATCAATGTTTCGCTGGCGCGGGACCCAGCCCACCATCCCCAGTTCTATGTGGCGGTAATTGAGGATATCCGCGATCGCAAACAGGCCGAGTTGGATCGCCAACGGCAACGCCAGCGGGAACAGTTGTTCGGGTCTATGACCCAACGCATTCGTCAATCGCTCCAGGTAGACGCGATCCTGTCAGCAACCGTAGAAGAGGTTCGGGCCTTTTTGGACACCGATCGCGTCTTAATTTATCAATTTAACCCTGACTGGAGCGGGAAAGTGGTGGCTGAGTCGGTAGCGGCGGGCTGGGTTGCGATGCTGGGAGAGACGATCCACGATGCCTGCCTCTCCTTACAACTGTGTATTCAACCCTATGTCCGGGGATCATTTCAGGCGATCGCGGATATTTATACGGCGGGACTGGCCCCATGCTATGTGGCGTTGTTGGCTCGCTATCAAGTACGGGCCAACCTGGTAATCCCGATCCTCAAAGGAGCGACCCAATTGCACCCGTCGGACACCGACCGCTCGGAAGACGAATCCCTTTGGGGGTTATTAGTAGTCCAACACTGTGCCGCGGCCCGTTCCTGGCCAGAGTCCGAAATCAAGCTGTTGCAGCAATTGGCGACCCAGGTGGCGATCGCCCTGAATCAGGCCGAACTTTACGAGCGAGCTACGCAGGAGTTAGAGGAGCGTCGCCAGATCGAAGCCTCCCTGCGGTTGAGTGAAATGCGGTTACGGGCCATTTTTGAACAGGCGGCTGTTGGGATCGACTATTGCGACCTCCAGGGGAACTTTGTCACCGTTAACCAAAAGTTGTGTGATCTGGTGGGTTATACGTCCTCCGAATTACTCACGATGTCCTTCCGCGACATCACCTATACCGAAGACTTAGCACTGGATCTAGACCACAAAGGCCGACTAATTGCTGGCGAGATACCAGCCTATTCCCTCGAAAAGCGCTACGTTCGCAAGGACGGTACCTTGACTTGGGTGCACATTACCGTGTCCCTCGTGCAAGATCCCGTAACCCATCAGCCCTTTCTGGTTGCCATTAGTGAAGATATCAACGATCGCAAGCAAGCAGAAATGGCCTTACGCCAGAGCGAAGAGCGCTGGCAACTCATTCTTCAGGCCAATAATGATGGGATATGGGACTGGAACGCGACCACCAACCAAACCTTTTATTCACCCCAGTGGCGGGAAATGCTCGGCTATGCCGACGGGGCTGTTATCCAGTCCAATGATGAATGGATCCACCGCATCCATCCTGAGGATCAGGGACGGGTCTTAGCGCTACGGGATGCCTATCTTCGCCGCGAAATCCCGCGCTACAGCGTCGAGTATCGGCTGCGGCATCAGAATGGGTCTTACCTGTGGGTCAATACCCGTGCGCAAGCCCTCTGGGATGAGGCAGGCCGCCCTATACGTATGGTGGGGGCTAGCCGGGATGTCACCGCCCGCCGGCAAATGGAAGAAGCCCTGCGACAACAACTGAATCGCGCGGTGCTGCACCGGGAACTGACGGCAGCCATTCGCTCCCAAATTGATATTCAGCAAATTTTTACCACCACGGCCAACCAGATTGGCCAAACTTTTGGGGTAAGCCGCTGCCACGTGGTGGTCTACCACGAAGGCCCCCCAACCTGTTTGCGCATTGTTGCGGAGTATCTCGCCCCCGGCCAAAGTCCCTTTCCCCATGCCAGCATTCCCCTGCTTGATAATCCCCATGCCCAAAAAATTATGGCCCAGGATCAGGCCGTGGCGACGACGGATGTCTATGCTGAACCGCTCCTAGCCAACGTTACCGCGTTTTGCCGGGTGGCTCAACTCAAGTCCTTGCTGGCCATCCGCACGTCCTACCAGGGGGAAGCCAATGGTGGCATTAGCCTGAACCAGTGCGATCGCTATCGCCAGTGGCAAGCGGACGAAATTGAACTGCTCGAAGAAGTCGCCGCCCAAGTGGGGATTGCCCTCGCCCAGGCAAAACTGTTGCAACAGGAACAGCAGCGCCGTCAAGAGTTGGATCAACGCAATACCCAACTCAAACACGCGATTCGTGAACGCAGCCGATTTGAAACCTTGCTGGCAGGCCAGAGCCGCATTTTGAAAATGATAGCCAGTGGCACCCCCCTGGCAACGGTATTAACGGACCTAGCCCAGTTTGTGGAAGCTCAGATCGAGTCCTGTGTGTGTAGCATCATGCTGGTGAATGAAGCCGGTACCCATCTCTACACCGCGGCTGCACCCAGTATGCCCCCAGCCTATGTATCGGCCCTCGGATCGGTACCGATCGGTCCAGATAACGGCTCCTGTGGGGCGGCAGCCTACTACAAGGAAATGGTGATTGCAACGGATATTGCCACCGATCTCCACTGGGAACAGAACTGGGAAATCGCCGTCAGTCATGGACTGCGGGGCTGCTGGTCTGTCCCCGTACTCTCCACCGGGGAGGAGGTATTGGGGACTGTAGGGGTCTATTTCCGGTCTGAGTCATCGCAGGGGGCAGAGGCAACGCGCCCCCCCCAAATCCGGGAGCAGCAATTCTTGACCCGTGTCACTGACCTAGTCCGGATCGCGATCGAACGTCAACGGGCAGAAGTTGCCCTAGCCCGCAGTGAACAGCAATATCGCCACCTGGTCGAAACCTCCCAGGACCTAATTTGGTCAATGGATCGACAACTGCGGATTACCTTTATCAACCAGGCAGCTCGCCACATCTTTGGCTGTGACCCTGAGAACCTGATCGGACGCTCCGTCGCCGAGGTCATGACCCCCCAGGATTTCGAGCAGGTACAACCCTTGTTTGAGCGCATCCTCGGTGGCGCTTCTGCTCGCCAGCACGAAATGACAGTCCTTTCGGCAGCGGGCAATGCCTGTTGCATCCTTTGCAATACAGTTCCCCTCCACGATGACCAGGGTACGATCGTGGGTATCACCAGTACCGCCAGTGACATCACGGCACGCAAGCAGGCCGAGGCGGCCCTGCTCCAGTTGGCGGCGATCGTGGAATCGTCTGGCGATGCAATTATCGGGCTTGACTTAAATCAGCGCATCACCAGTTGGAATCTAGGGGCAGCCATTATCTATGGCTACCAAGCGGAAGAGGCGATCGGACAACCAATTACAACCCTGTTGTTGCCGCCAGAAGATCCCACCCCGGACTGGGAGGCCCTCACGGCCCAAACCTACACCTATCATCAGGCCCAACACTGCCGCAAGGATGGTAAACGCATCGATGTGTTTGTCACCCTATCGCCCATTAAGGCGGCAACGGGAGGCATCACGGGTTACTCCTTAATCGCCAAGGATATTAGCGATCGCGCCGCGATTGCACGCATGAAGGATGAGTTTATCTCGATCGTCAGCCACGAACTGCGCACACCGCTGACCTCGATCCGGGCGTCTTTGGGGCTGCTGCTGACCAACAAATTGGGGACGCTGGAAGACAAAGGTCGTCGCATGTTGGAGATTGCGGTTAACAACAGCGATCGGCTGATTCGGCTGGTCAGCGACATTCTGGATCTGGAACGGCTGGAGTCGCGGCGGGTGAGCCTAAACCTCACAATGCAGGACTTTGGTGAGTTAATGTTGCAAGCGGTGGAAGTGGTGCAATCAATGGCGGACAAGGCAAGCATTGAACTCCTGGTTGTTCCCCTCTCAGTCCAGGTGAAGGTGGATAGTGATCACATCCTTCAGGTTTTGACAAACCTGTTGAGTAACGCGATCAAATTTTCCGATGCCCACAGTCTTGTCTCCCTCACCGCCCAAGTCCAATTTCCCGCCTCCGTCTTGCCCTCAGGCGCATCGGAATGGTCAGCACCACTCCCCCCTAGCCCCCCAACCCCTTATCTGCGTGTCCAAGTGCAGGATCAGGGGCGGGGCATTCCCCCCGATATGTTGGAGACGATTTTCGATCGTTTTCAACAGGTGGACGCCTCAGACTCACGCCAGAAGGGGGGGTCAGGACTAGGACTGGCGATTTGTCGCAGCATCGTACAGCAACATGGGGGCAGGATTTGGGCAGAAAATAATCCCGATCGGGGATGTACCTTCTCATTTACCTTGCCACTAGCCTAG
- a CDS encoding response regulator translates to MSPQQSPQQSNKHILIIDDEDDIREVAQVSLELMAGWQISTAASSAEGITQAKAQQPDAILLDVMLPDIDGPTTFRMLQNDPETRHIPVILLTAKVQATDQRQFADLGVAAVIAKPFDPVLLADQVARYLGWEPPTHA, encoded by the coding sequence ATGTCTCCGCAACAGTCTCCGCAACAGTCTAATAAGCACATACTGATTATTGATGATGAAGATGATATTCGGGAAGTCGCCCAAGTTAGCCTGGAACTGATGGCCGGTTGGCAGATTTCGACGGCGGCCTCCAGCGCGGAGGGGATTACCCAGGCCAAAGCCCAGCAACCCGATGCCATTTTGCTAGATGTGATGCTACCCGATATAGATGGCCCAACAACCTTTCGGATGCTCCAGAACGATCCGGAAACTCGCCATATCCCGGTGATTCTGCTCACGGCCAAGGTGCAGGCAACGGATCAGCGCCAATTTGCCGACCTGGGGGTTGCCGCTGTGATTGCGAAACCCTTTGATCCGGTACTCCTGGCTGATCAGGTTGCCCGGTACTTGGGCTGGGAACCGCCTACCCATGCCTAG
- the petN gene encoding cytochrome b6-f complex subunit PetN, protein MDILTLGWVSLLTVFTFSIALVVWGRNGF, encoded by the coding sequence ATGGATATCCTGACCCTCGGCTGGGTTTCTTTGTTAACTGTTTTTACGTTTTCGATCGCACTCGTCGTCTGGGGGCGCAACGGCTTCTAG
- the hemF gene encoding oxygen-dependent coproporphyrinogen oxidase, with protein MTSSSETLTAPKTSTPVTSDVPPADSRQRVGDFMRQLQDCICQGLTELDGEAPFREDSWERTEGGGGRSRVMQAGRIFEQAGVNFSEVWGEHLPPSILVQRPEAAGHGFYATGTSMVLHPRSPYIPTVHLNYRYFEAGPIWWFGGGADLTPYYPFREDVVHFHQTLKAACDAHNPHYYSVFKPWCDEYFYLKHRGETRGVGGIFFDYQDGVGELYHGPDPNGVAAQRSREVGAIAPRSWEDLFAFIQSCGSAFLPAYVPIAQRRQELEYGERERQFQLYRRGRYVEFNLVYDRGTLFGLQTQGRTESILMSLPPLVRWEYCYQPEAGTPEAELYETFLKPQDWLGEATQAA; from the coding sequence ATGACCTCCTCCTCCGAAACCCTTACGGCCCCCAAGACCTCTACCCCTGTTACTAGCGACGTTCCCCCTGCCGATTCTCGGCAACGGGTAGGTGACTTTATGCGCCAGTTACAGGACTGCATTTGTCAGGGGTTAACTGAATTGGATGGTGAAGCCCCGTTCCGGGAGGATAGCTGGGAGCGGACAGAGGGAGGCGGTGGTCGCTCCCGGGTGATGCAGGCGGGGCGGATTTTTGAACAGGCCGGGGTCAATTTCTCGGAAGTGTGGGGCGAACACCTGCCACCGTCCATTTTAGTGCAGCGTCCGGAAGCGGCTGGGCATGGCTTTTATGCCACGGGGACTTCAATGGTGCTGCATCCCCGGAGTCCCTATATTCCCACAGTCCATTTGAACTATCGCTATTTTGAGGCGGGTCCCATCTGGTGGTTTGGCGGTGGGGCTGATTTGACGCCCTACTATCCCTTCCGCGAAGATGTGGTCCATTTTCACCAGACCCTGAAGGCTGCCTGTGATGCCCATAACCCCCATTATTACTCGGTGTTCAAACCCTGGTGTGATGAGTATTTCTACCTGAAGCATCGGGGAGAAACCCGTGGGGTTGGGGGTATTTTCTTTGATTACCAGGATGGGGTTGGGGAACTATACCACGGTCCCGATCCGAATGGTGTGGCGGCGCAACGGAGTCGGGAAGTGGGGGCGATCGCGCCTCGGAGTTGGGAAGATCTCTTTGCCTTTATCCAAAGCTGTGGTAGCGCTTTTCTGCCTGCCTATGTGCCGATCGCACAACGGCGGCAAGAGTTGGAATATGGCGAGCGTGAACGGCAGTTCCAACTCTATCGCCGGGGTCGCTATGTGGAGTTCAACCTGGTCTACGATCGGGGCACGTTATTTGGCCTGCAAACCCAGGGTCGTACCGAGTCGATCCTGATGTCCCTGCCGCCATTGGTGCGCTGGGAATACTGCTATCAACCGGAAGCGGGCACTCCGGAAGCCGAACTCTATGAAACCTTCCTTAAACCCCAGGATTGGTTGGGTGAAGCCACCCAAGCCGCGTAA
- a CDS encoding STAS domain-containing protein — protein sequence MDQTTHTTQDGTKVIVLTPSGRLDITTAWQFRLKLQEVVKESPHIVVNLGTVDFIDSSGLTSLVAGMRDADKANGSFRICNVHPEARLVFEVTMMDSVFEIFETEAEAIEGVPRGIARQR from the coding sequence ATGGATCAAACAACGCACACAACCCAAGATGGCACTAAAGTAATTGTTCTCACCCCCAGTGGGCGGCTCGATATCACCACCGCTTGGCAGTTTCGCTTGAAATTACAAGAAGTTGTCAAGGAAAGTCCCCATATAGTTGTCAACCTAGGGACGGTCGACTTTATTGATAGTTCAGGCTTGACCTCTTTAGTGGCCGGGATGCGGGATGCGGATAAGGCCAACGGTAGTTTTCGCATCTGTAATGTGCATCCCGAGGCGCGGCTGGTGTTTGAAGTGACGATGATGGATTCAGTGTTTGAGATTTTTGAGACTGAGGCGGAGGCGATCGAAGGGGTGCCACGGGGCATTGCCCGTCAGCGGTAA